The following coding sequences are from one Culex quinquefasciatus strain JHB chromosome 1, VPISU_Cqui_1.0_pri_paternal, whole genome shotgun sequence window:
- the LOC6054262 gene encoding carboxypeptidase D isoform X3, with the protein MLKYKSLALLAVTACAVGVAYAIQVPQVQDQLSLASTDRQDVLPAYQSSPNGFTGASDQPRAYRPDTASLDFVYHNHDDMTRYLRATTARYPNLTALYSIGKSVQGRDLWVMVVSSSPYEHMLGKPDVKYIGNIHGNEAVGREILLHLIQYLITSYTTDPYIKWLLDNTRIHILPSLNPDGYAASKEGTCDGGQGRYNSRGFDLNRNFPDYFKQNNKRSQPETEAVKEWINKIQFVLSGSLHGGALVASYPYDNTPNARPLLSSVFHSYVSQPSLTPDDDVFKHLSLTYANNHAKMSRGVACKSASPSFENGITNGAAWYPLTGGMQDFNYVWHGCLEVTLEVSCCKFPPAYELRKYWDDNQLSLIKFLAEAHRGVQGFVMDPNGSPIEKAQLKIKGRDVGFATTKYGEFWRVLMPGVYKLEVFADGFVPRDVDFMVVEQHPTLLNVTMQPSKPSSAESSAGQLELEPQKKKPSSVVALVRNPIRGPTASTTISTSTASDATIASGEEEIGSTTVRAEHQPENGAGDQFVFA; encoded by the exons ATGCTGAAGTACAAATCGCTAGCGCTGCTAGCGGTAACGGCTTGCGCCGTCGGAGTCGCGTACGCCATCCAGGTCCCGCAGGTCCAGGACCAGCTGAGTCTGGCCAGTACCGATCGCCAGGATGTGCTGCCGGCGTACCAGTCGTCGCCGAACGGGTTCACCGGCGCGTCGGATCAACCGCGGGCGTACCGTCCGGACACGGCCTCGCTGGACTTTGTGTACCACAACCATGACGACATGACCCGGTACTTGAGGGCGACCACGGCGAGGTATCCCAATTTGACTGCGTTGTACTCGATCGGCAAGTCCGTGCAGGGTCGTGACCTGTGGGTCATGGTGGTGTCTTCGTCGCCCTATGAACATATGCTCGGCAAGCCGGATGTGAAGTACATCGGGAATATTCATGGAAACGAAGCGGTTGGTCGAGAGATCCTGCTTCATTTGATTCAGTACCTGATCACGAGCTACACCACCGATCCGTACATCAAGTGGCTGCTGGACAACACCCGGATTCACATTCTGCCGTCGCTCAATCCGGACGGTTACGCAGCCTCGAAGGAGGGAACGTGCGACGGAGGTCAGGGTCGGTACAACTCGCGCGGGTTCGATCTGAACCGCAACTTCCCGGACTACTTCAAGCAGAACAACAAGCGATCGCAGCCGGAAACGGAAGCCGTCAAGGAGTGGATCAACAAGATTCAGTTCGTGCTGAGCGGGTCGCTGCACGGAGGTGCCCTGGTCGCGAGCTACCCGTACGATAACACGCCCAATGCCA GACCCCTTCTGAGCTCAGTGTTCCACAGCTACGTGTCGCAACCGTCGCTGACGCCGGACGATGACGTGTTCAAGCACCTGTCGCTGACGTACGCCAACAACCACGCCAAGATGTCCCGCGGAGTGGCCTGCAAGTCCGCATCGCCTTCGTTCGAGAACGGCATCACCAACGGAGCCGCCTGGTACCCGTTGACCGGTGGAATGCAGGACTTCAACTACGTCTGGCACGGCTGCCTGGAGGTGACACTCGAGGTGTCCTGCTGCAAGTTCCCGCCGGCGTACGAACTGCGCAAGTACTGGGACGACAACCAGCTGTCGCTGATCAAGTTCCTGGCGGAGGCGCACCGCGGAGTTCAGGGCTTCGTGATGGACCCGAACGGCAGTCCCATCGAGAAGGCCCAGCTGAAGATCAAGGGGCGTGACGTTGGCTTCGCCACGACCAAGTACGGCGAGTTCTGGCGGGTGCTGATGCCCGGAGTGTACAAGCTGGAGGTGTTCGCCGACGGGTTCGTCCCGAGGGACGTCGACTTCATGGTCGTCGAGCAACACCCGACGCTGCTGAACGTGACGATGCAACCCTCGAAG CCAAGCTCCGCCGAGTCGTCCGCGGGTCAGTTGGAGTTGGAGCCGCAGAAGAAGAAACCGTCGTCGGTCGTGGCGCTAGTGCGGAACCCGATCAGGGGACCCACCGCTTCAACAACAATTTCTACCAGCACTGCCAGTGATGCCACGATCGCGAGTGGGGAGGAGGAAATTGGTAGCACTACCGTACGGGCAGAACACCAGCCGGAAAATGGCGCCGGCGATCAATTTGTGTTCGCATAA